The following are encoded together in the Drosophila biarmipes strain raj3 chromosome 3L, RU_DBia_V1.1, whole genome shotgun sequence genome:
- the LOC108035893 gene encoding huntingtin-interacting protein 1 → MATHAEKEFYHLNVSVSKALNGLEAPLKTKHARSIIIMIHKAKEAKTFWMIISRQPLMQNRFTAWKFSHLLHKVLREAHESSIRHSQSHKKMILEVGKMWGLLQDDIGCCIQAYSKLLATKLNFHDKNRMFPGTLNISFTELFIAVDRDLNYCFQLCVEIFDYLEDIIALQLTIFSSMEKYRMSSMTPQGQCRLAPIVCLIQDSNALYDLSVRLMFKLHDGVPYDVVSGHRDRFHGLFLKLKSFYNNVRPLQYFKDLITVPELPDSSPNFKSQNDFTSYVPPVVHVPQEPDPVVEDLVDTNNHESEAFSQAQQQLSMLEGIISEKEAGIEELSFKLVALQKNFDELQQTYRHDVQELQQTNTVLSNDLVLAREMCATFRMQNDDLEMQLNQNPILLQKAMEEEEKHKLSSEKFNKLKALYTKIRDEHIQLLREQSDCNKSLNKEKQVNSQLLLETKELTNEISKIKGSVEEKEKVNLALQKQIEEHKEKLFQLEVTKNEMKEKFDDVVKQKEIQELDINSTSENLRLNCLKIEELNATLNDTKEKLSNAECQINAKSLEIENISKAFEAEKAALLTKIELQNAENQSSSEAQNAQLQQTINYLKQKEKDYNETKLRLTNAENQISLKVNEIENISKAFKAEKTLLLSQIEKLNLEHKNNSDAVNAQLQQTINNLEQKEIALQQSLETVNQLRQDYTSAGQRNDDLQSKLTIAEEKLSQATQQIECVTSSYQACSTDLSELRKLVVKTVKEICNSKLSGSEQQPLDAVPSIISEMETLLNKLNTSSAKNYTATTEGMQDVMYLGYVFIKLYDQCDVIYKTTTAIETGQEIFTKTSLICSDVCQLFQNLLNSETKDQERLKITSDIQTKLTDIRKLIEKIKASFEQKIDLDKLLEIELREMDAAIDDAASKITDLLAKAREKDNQTNLEVNAKIVDACTTLMECVKALIQKSRLLQHEIVASQKGNASANEFYRRNSQWSDGLISASKSVAKAANYLVEAANKAIESESGKNFELIVAAQEIAACTTQMVIASKVKADCNSQKLSDLTKASRSVTQATGTLVATVKDCNSQLEQQSEIELSKLTPSQIKTMEMEIHVKVLETEQALQMQRLKLSAFRKEHYKNADY, encoded by the exons ATGGCAACTCACGCCGAGAAGGAGTTCTACCATTTG AACGTCAGCGTATCTAAAGCTTTAAATGGCCTGGAAGCGCCACTTAAAACCAAACATGCCCGctccattattattatgatcCACAAGGCCAAGGAGGCCAAAACCTTCTGGATGATTATATCCCGGCAGCCCTTGATGCAGAACAGATTTACCGCCTGGAAGTTTTCGCATCTCCTGCACAAGGTCTTGAGGGAGGCCCATGAAAGTTCCATACGGCACTCGCAGAGTCACAAGAAGATGATTCTGGAAGTGGGCAAAATGTGGGGGCTGCTCCAAGATGACATCGGATGCTGCATACAGGCGTACAGCAAGCTGCTGGCGACAAAGTTAAATTTCCACGACAAAAATCGAATGTTCCCCGGAACCCTGAACATTTCGTTCACCGAACTTTTCATTGCAGTCGATAGGGATTTAAATTACTG CTTTCAACTATGTGTGGAAATTTTCGACTACTTGGAGGATATTATTGCGCTGCAGCTGACAATATTTTCTTCCATGGAAAAATACAGAATGTCGTCGATGACGCCGCAGGGACAATGTAGATTAGCGCCAATAGTTTGCCTTATCCAGGATTCCAATGCGCTGTACGATTTAAGCGTTCGACTAATGTTCAAACTCCACGATGGTGTACCTTACGATGTTGTTTCCGGGCACAGAGATCGTTTTCACGGTCTGTTTCTAAAGTTAAAGAGTTTTTACAACAACGTACGACCGCTTCAGTATTTTAAGGACTTAATTACAGTCCCGGAATTGCCGGATTCCagtcccaattttaaatccCAAAACGATTTCACCAGTTACGTACCACCAGTGGTCCATGTTCCGCAGGAGCCCGATCCGGTTGTCGAGGACCTTGTGGATACCAACAACCACGAATCGGAAGCCTTTAGTCAAGCCCAACAGCAGTTGAGCATGCTGGAGGGTATAATAAGTGAAAAAGAGGCTGGCATTGAGGAACTATCATTTAAACTTGTTGCTCTGCAAAAGAACTTCGATGAACTCCAACAAACTTACAGACACGACGTTCAGGAGTTGCAACAAACCAATACTGTCCTATCAAATGATCTGGTTCTGGCGAGGGAAATGTGTGCAACCTTCCGGATGCAAAACGATGATCTTGAGATGCAGCTCAACCAGAACCCAATCCTTTTAC aaAAAGCtatggaggaggaggaaaagCACAAGTTATCCTCGGAAAAGTTCAATAAACTCAAAGCGCTTTACACGAAAATTCGGGATGAGCACATTCAGTTATTAAGAGAG CAAAGTGATTGTAACAAATCCCTAAATAAAGAGAAGCAAGTTAATTCACAGCTTTTGTTGGAAACAAAAGAACTCACCAACGAAATTTCCAAAATCAAAGGAAGCGtggaggaaaaagaaaaagtaaacTTAGCTTTGCAAAAACAgatagaagagcacaaggagAAATTATTTCAGCTCGAAGTGACCAAAAACGAAATGAAGGAAAAGTTCGATGATGTGGTTAAACAAAAGGAGATTCAGGAACTAGATATTAATTCTACCTCCGAAAACCTACGgctaaattgtttaaaaatcgAGGAACTCAATGCCACTCTCAATGACACCAAGGAAAAACTATCCAACGCCGAATGCCAAATAAATGCCAAAAGCctagaaattgaaaatatttcaaaagctTTTGAAGCGGAAAAGGCAGCTCTTTTGACCAAGATTGAGCTACAAAACGCCGAAAATCAAAGCAGTTCTGAGGCCCAAAACGCTCAGCTTCAACAAACAATCAATTACTTGAAGCAGAAGGAAAAAGATTACAATGAAACAAAGCTTAGGCTGACCAACGCCGAAAACCAAATTAGCTTAAAGGTTAatgaaatagaaaatatttcaaaagccTTTAAAGCAGAAAAGACATTGCTTTTATCTCAAATCGAGAAACTGAATCTGGAGCATAAAAACAACAGCGACGCAGTAAATGCTCAATTGCAGCAAACCATAAATAATTTGGAGCAAAAGGAGATTGCGTTGCAG CAATCGCTGGAAACTGTAAATCAACTAAGGCAGGACTATACTTCAGCTGGTCAACGTAATGATGATTTACAAAGCAAACTCACCATTGCTGAGGAAAAACTTTCCCAAGCGACACAGCAAATTGAGTGCGTTACGAGTTCGTATCAAGCCTGTAGCACCGATTTAAGCGAACTCAGAAAATTGGTAGTCAAAACTGTGAAAGAAATCTGCAACTCAAAGCTAAGCGGTTCAGAACAACAGCCGTTGGATGCGGTTCCAAGTATAATAAGTGAAATGGAGAcccttttaaataaacttaacaCCTCATCAGCTAAAAACTACACAGCTACAACGGAAGGAATGCAAGATGTTATGTACTTGGGCTACgtatttataaagttatacGATCAGTGTGATGTTATCTACAAAACAACCACAGCAATTGAGACGGGTCAgg AGATTTTCACGAAAACATCCTTGATATGTTCAGATGTCTGCCAATTGtttcaaaatttgttaaaCAGTGAAACAAAAGATCAGGAAAGGCTAAAAATCACATCTGATATACAAACAAAGCTTACGGATATACGAAAGCTAATTGAGAAAATAAAGGCTAGCTTTGAACAGAAGATAGATTTGGACAAGCTTCTCGAGATAGAGCTTCGAGAGATGGATGCCGCCATTGATGATGCAGCTTCAAAAATAACAGATTTACTTGCAAAGGCTCGGGAGAAGGACAACCAAACCAATCTGGAGGTGAACGCAAAAATTGTGGACGCGTGCACAACATTGATGGAATGTGTCAAGGCTTTAATCCAAAAATCACGTCTTCTACAACACGAAATCGTTGCATCCCAAAAAG GAAATGCCAGTGCCAATGAGTTCTATAGGCGGAACAGTCAGTGGTCGGATGGCTTAATATCCGCTTCGAAATCGGTGGCGAAGGCAGCCAATTATCTGGTGGAGGCTGCGAACAAAGCCATTGAAAGTGAATCTGGTAAAAACTTTGAACTTATAGTGGCTGCCCAAGAAATAGCGGCCTGCACCACCCAAATGGTTATAGCGAGCAAGGTCAAGGCGGATTGTAATAGTCAGAAGCTTTCCGACCTCACGAAGGCCTCGCGAAGTGTTACACAGGCCACAGGAACTCTCGTTGCCACCGTCAAGGATTGCAACTCCCAACTGGAACAGCAAAGTGAAATAGAACTTTCAAAACTAACGCCATCACAAATCAAGACGATGGAAATGGAGATCCATGTTAAAGTACTCGAAACCGAACAAGCTCTTCAGATGCAGCGACTAAAACTCTCGGCGTTTAGGAAAGAACATTACAAAAATGCCGATTATTAA